Within Coffea arabica cultivar ET-39 chromosome 4e, Coffea Arabica ET-39 HiFi, whole genome shotgun sequence, the genomic segment TGCTAGAATGCAGACAAAATTCTAACTTGACTGTCACGCTCTTGCACCATTATCATTCTTCTATCCAAGCTTGGGTTTGGTTTTCTCCTAGTAACAAGCACAGAAAGATCATCAGACACTGTGCATATTATGATGGCATTATCTTACTTTGGTTAAACAATGTGTTAAGCAAACTGTTTATGCTCATATACATGTGCACAATATTAACTAAATCTTTTATGCATAGAAATAGATCACCATCCAGTGTTGTGCTAAAGCATTTTGAGAATTGACTTATAAATTTACACTTTAATGAGGAAACTTGGGAGAAATTTCCTCCCATGCACGTCTCACTTTATGGTCTTTGTGCATAGAGAATTGGTGCTTCATTTTATGCTAATAGCTCATTTATAAAATGATTATAGTCAGATGAGGTGATTACTGTTTCTTGAGTGGTTTTAGAAATGATCGAAGTATTAGATACAAAACATATGTGCTTGTCAGTGTTACAATCTATAAATGCTTTTATTGGATTTTCTGCTATTGCTTGATGAGCAGGCAAATCGGATGTCCAAAGTCATACAAGGCATGTTTTCTGTCATTTAAATCTCTTATGTTATATTGCTTTATTCTTCCTGATGAAAACAATTGTAAATCATACCTTTTGTTTTTGTGAACATTCCGCACTTTCAGACATGCTGTATTATCTTAGAGGAGTTAATTTCATACAAAACTTAATGAACAAGATGTTGAGCTTCCGATTTGATGTTGTCTGTCTAAACAAAATATGAACATACTTGTGAAAAATGTGAGATGGGAAGtcttttgttcatttcataTGGATGTTTTCCTTTGACTACAAAGGAATACTACTCGCAGTTGACAATATATaatgttttgaaaagaaaggTGGAACCTCTGGAATCACTATATTAGGTAAATTTGGAAAGAAAGTAGAGAATGTATGACAGTGAGACACCagtactttttaaattttttgcatATAATCcgttagtttttgtttttgtctttgttttttttttttgttttttttgtttttttaagttTGGGTTGAGGTGCAACTGGTAGGTAAAAGCATTCTATGAAAGTGGATGTCATGATTAAAAGATCCCCTCTTGAAAATAAGACATTTAATTTGTAAAAAAGTGAATAAATGGAATTTCTTCAAATGATAGCTTTCTATTTATCGTCTTCCACTTTTGCATTGATCTTTAATTGCCTGGTGtgtaagttttttattttttgttttatatttttggTTTGTGCAGGCTGGTGTGGATTGCATGCAAAGCCTGAAGAGGACCCAAGTAAATCAAGTGTTTTATTTCAGGATTACATTTTTCCTTGTTCATCAATTGATTACAGGCAACATGTAAGTCAATTGATGTAGTTTTCTGACATTTATCTGGAGTATTGGATGAGCTTTCAAGTAGTGACAATGTGCTTGTATACTTTCTGTAGGCAACCTATCCTTTTAATTACACTGATCCATACAATCATGGGCTAGTTGCTGCTTATGGCCCTCATTCTGTGGTAAGTGCAACAACAGACTATCACTCTATCATTGATTTTATGTAACTAATTGCAGATTTATGTGTTAGTTGGCGTGAATGTTTAAGAATGCATCCTTTTAATTCAAACAACTATAATCATTGTGGACAAGAAAGACTCTCCTCCCTTGGTCCTTTTTTTCCTCAAACTTCATACCTTTGAACTTACAAAATACATACATAATAAAGGAGATAAAGCTTTCAGATTCATGGGGAGATAAGGGGTGGCAGTAGATTAGTATTGGAGCTTGATTcactatcttctttttttttttttttaaatgatacTGTATTCTTTACACTGCATCTTTCTTCCTATTTTTGTCCATATTCTTGTTTACCAGATGTGTGTTGCCTACTGGAAAGCATGGGTGATAGATAAATGGGGAAAGTTACTATGGTTGATATGATTCTTCTATTGGTCAATGCCTGGGTCATTTTCAGTGGTAGTATAATTTGCTTCTTAATTCTTCTTGGAGGTGGAATATGTGTTGAAGTGTTGCACTAGCTCTGCAAAATTTTCAAGGTTCAGCACATAGTCTACATTAGTGCTGTgccatttcattctttttttaaccttttttccCACTTTGCATCTCCTTTCTTTTTATGCTTATGCTTTTCCTGTCCAAAAGATTCTCGTGGAACAGAAAAGTGCTATCTTTGATATTATTCAAATTAATGGTAGCTTGTTTTTTAGGATCTAGACTTTCACCAATACTGCAAAATTAATTGTGATAAGATGAGATTATCATTGTTAACAACTTAACATCACGAGCATTTAAGCAACTAGGAAGttgcctatttttttttatcaagtgGGCTCTTTGGTTCTGGATTCCCCAACCCAGGGGCTTGTCCTAATGATTTTATTCatcttttgtgaaatagttATTGACCTGCACTGCTATATGAGATGGAGAAAATTTTTTGACTTACTGCCTAAGCCGTGTTTCTTGATGATATACTTTCCATTTATAACTGATCAGGTACATTCCCAAATGATGGGCATGACACCTATTCGTGTGCCGCTTCCTCTCGATGCTGCACAAGATGAGCCTATATTTGTGAATGCAAAGCAGTTCAAAGCAATTATGAGGCGTAGAGAATCGCGTGCCAAGCAAGAGGCTCAAAACAATCTGTCAAAAAATCGAAAGGTTGGTATACAATAGCTTCTATTTCCTCTCTGCATGGGGGCATGGTTCTACCACTGGTTGACCAGATGCATCAAAAATTGGCTAATAGTTTCTATTTCTGAAAAATGTGTTTAGCCTTATCTCCACGAGTCTCGGCATCGTCATGCTTTAAATAGAGCAAGAGGTTCTGGCGGTCGTTTTCTGAATACAAAGGAACTGCAGGAGTCCAAGGCCGTTGCCAAGACCAATGACAAAGAAACCTCCGGTTCCTTGCAGCTCCAGTTGAACATGGAAACAACGGAACCTGAAGTTTGTCAGACAGGAAATAAAAAGGATGGGATCTCCATCACTGCCTGCTCGGACATCACAAGTGCTTCAAATGGTGATGATGCCCTCCAGCGTCAAGACTTCAGGTTCTCTGGGTATCGACCTCATGTTGGTAGTTTCGTAGCCAGTGGTGGGAGTGGTAGAACTGGTGGCGTTCAGCAGTTCCTCTCAATCCGCTGATGAGATTGGGGAGTCAAACTTACAGCTGTCCATGACTCGGCACTTCTCTGAGGATATGGCTGCTGGTAAAAGTGGGAAGTCATCCTTGGCTGTTTGGTTTGGTAATATTGTAGTGCATCTTCGCGTACAAAAGTAGCTTCATTGCGTGCATGGTTTCTGGAAGTTGTTTTTAAAACAAGAAGGCTTCATCAGAATGATATGATGAGTGGCTACTGTTATAATTCACTCAACTATTTGCAAAAGAGCACTTCAGTTGCTAATGGGTGGTAATGCTTTCTGTTCAGGGTTTGAGGTTGAAATGACGTAGTGGCTTTAAAGGCTTAGAGCCTGTCTGCTTACTCTCCCTGTTGGTTGGTCGTTGGCCGTTGGGTATAAAGATGCGGCTTTCAATAAATGATAGCATGAAAAAAGAATTAtggcaccaaaaaaaaaggagaaaatctAATAGATAATCAATAAAAATTTGGCATTGTTACTGTAAAAGATTATCATATTTTTGCCGTTCTAATCATTCAAATTTGGTATATGGCTTGCTTGGGTACTCCTTTTTTGGCGAAATATTTCTCATCTGTATTTTTCagttacttttttatttttacaacAAACTAATAAACTCACATGCATAAATAGTAttataaaaagtgctacaatgttattttgaaataattttgaaataatctTCTATCATAATAAACAGCCAGCGTGCcatttttcttctaaaattaTAGTTGTGTCAAAACTTGAAAAGAAGGGCAGAAAAAACCTACATCACCCTTGAACTTTAAGTTTGTAATTTTTAACCTTCCAACTATTGAATGAATGCTTTTTCAACTCAACTACTAggaatgcattttttttttgtgttttggtaATAAAAGGGACTATATAATGAAAAAACTTAAGTTATAGGTACAAAACGAGGGAAGCAAATTCTTTTAATATCTGCATCTACTAGATTTCTCAAATGAGGAAGGAAACTTTCATAATACACAAGATTGGTATCTTACTGAACATCCAGTTTCGTCAATCTGTCACTACATTGGTTTGCTTCTTGATAAGCAAGTCTAAGTATGACTTTCAGCAGAGCAAAGATCATGAACCTGCAATCAGAGATAATTGAAGCATACTCATGAGTTGAGGTATCATGACGAAGTACTAGGAGTAGCTCGTTTAAGAGCAAAATGCTTCAATGACTCTCAAACTAttatgaaattcaacttttaaccCTCAAACTATTAAGTGATAAGTTTTAGTCCtctaattaattaaaacatttaattCTAACCCTTTCGTCAATTTGAGTCGTTATGTTTAACAAAGATAAAGGATTCATGAGATGTTAGTTACCCTCAAACTATTATGAAGTTCAACTTTTGACCTTTCAATTATTAACTAATAAGTTCTAACCCTCCaactaattaaaatatataattctaTCGTTTCTATCAACTTGAATCATTATATCGAATAGAAACATCTATTGATAAAGAATTTGGACTATGTCCAaccaagtgtttgataaatTAAGAAGGTTTAGATACAGTGAGGTAAAGTTTAGAGGAATTTCATCAGAGAATTGATTATttgagaaatttagaaaattcaaaattgaaagtgaaccaaaacttgttggaatatTCCCAGAAAATAAATTGTATGCTAGGTTTATGCCATTAAGAGAAGCACATGAACCTAATGATTTTGGAACAATATCAAAAAATGAGTTAAATTCCAAATGAAGACAAATCAATTAATTCAAGTTGCCTATCGTTACTGGAATTTCTCCATTCAGGGTTTTGGGTTTTACGTTTTCAATTGATTTTGGTCAAATTCAGTAATTGAAGATTTGGTAAATTACTTTATGAGTCAAATGGGGTAAAATAATTTTACTCTAACACATGTTCTGTGAACACGAAAACACTCGTCAATTATGCCCTTATCACACATGTGGTGATGTTTTTGTTTGACGTAACGACTCAAATTGACGGAAAAATTAGAATtatatgttttaattagttGAAGGAGTAAAATTTATCAATTAATAGTTAGAGAGTCAAAAGTTAAATTTATAATAGTTTGAGAGCCATTGCTACACGtcatattatttttgttaaacacAGCAGCGCAAGTTAACGAAAGGGTTAGAATtatatgttttaattaattagaGGACTAAAACTTATCAATTAATAGTTAGaaccaaaagttaaattttctAATAGTTTGAGGGTCGTTGGAACATTTTGCCCTCGTTTAATGTAACGTAGTAATATGTGTCTGCTGTtacctttttccttcttctctctccttaaaaaaaaatatataaaaaacaaGGACTGTGTTGTGCTAGACCGACTTACGGGAGCTTCGATACTGTATTTTGCATTGGGTTGGCAGTTTGGGCCACAGGAGGATTCATGGACCTGAAATCTCTAAGAAAACTCAAACCCACAGACACAGAGGGACCGCATTCTACGTAAAGAGAGCCCAAACTCCAAACCTCATAGGAAAGCGGGTTCTGGACTCGGACTCATCTCTCGTCCCTCCAATCTAGTTAAACCCGACCACATTCTTCAGATTCAAATCCGCTGGCTCAGCCTCAGCAGTCAGCCCTTAGCCGTCAGCTCCGCtcctcaaaaataaaaaataaataaacaaaacaaaacaaaacctcGCTTGAAAGACCACCTGCCCTTCCTTCATTACGCCATTTCCTTAATTACTAGTAACTGGTGCTTCTacgaaaatttccagctttagagCCTCCTACTTTTCTTGCTAAaattttcttctcattttccattttctactCTTCTTTAAAATCCCAACAACAAAACCCTCCCCACTTTTCCCATTTGCTTCTAACCGCTACTCTGGAGTACTAGTAGTAGTTTTCGGGGAAAGAATAGAAAAGGTTGAATTTTGTAAGTGTGTCGTATATTCTTGAAAATGGACGGAGGCTACAATCCGCGAACTGTAGAGGAGGTGTTTAGAGATTTTAAGGGCCGAAGAGCTGGTTTGATTAAAGCTCTTACCACTGGTTCGCTCCTTCTGcctgcctctctctctctctctctcccttaattaagtatgtttttttttgtaaagtttgcttttttttttcctctctttttaaCTTTCCGCGTGTTGTTTAATTTTTGTCGCAGATGTTGAAGACTTCTACCAACAGTGTGACCCAGGTATGAGTTCTTGCTTCCTCTACCTAAAGTTAGTTATAAATGCGAGAATTTTCAGGTTTTTGCTGTCACGGTGCTATGTTAAAATTCATTAGCTGGGGTGGGAAGGGGAAGGAGAATTCATGCGATGAGGCTTGAACCCTTGTTTAGACACGAAGAATAAAGACTTTTGACGCATGTCCGCTTTCTTACAGTTTGATGCAATTTACATATCCcgccaaaaggaaaaaaaaaaaaagaaaaggagaagaagatGTTATACGCTCAGAATACGCATTATGGACTTCGTCAGAAATGTTAGAAGTTTAAATTTTGCCATTGAGCTGGAATCGGTTGTTAGAAAGGGGAGGCAGCAGTGGAAGAAAGCAATGAATTTAGTTTTTGGATGGTTGTTCTTCCCTTACCCACcccctccccaaaaaaaaaaaaaaacacatatgTGTGTCGATTGTATTTCAATTGTGTGTTGCATGTTTTCAGGAGCGTTTTTCTCATGCTTGACTCTTTTATTGGCTCTTGGTGTCTTGTGGGAACGGCTGCTATTTTGATTTTTAGTTGTTGAAATCTCCATGTGCAGTGGCATATCTAGTTTAAGAACGATGAGCTTGGAGGAGTAACTCTATCGATTAGCctgtctttttcaaaatttatggTGGTTCCTATCGTGGCTGATGTGTTAGTCTTCTTATTTGAAAAGTAGAAATTGCTAATGTCAATTATTCTTTGACAGTAGTGGAACTTAAATCCCAGTTGTTGTATTTATGTTGTTAGGCATGTTTATGAAACAATGTCATCTCCTTGTTACTGTGTGTGACTATTCCCATAGAAGTATTGAGGTTAAAGATTTTCATAATTGTAGCCTTGTCTGTTCTTTTGTGCTTTTTCTTCATATTAGGTGGTCTGTTGCTTACTCGGTATTGAAGAGGCTATGACTTGAAATTGCTCAGCCACGATGACTGCCAAACTCAATTTTATAGGTCCCTTTTATCTGTGCATGGGTTTTTCtttctagtttttatttgttGGATATAGACAATCATATCTTGTTCTTCAAAGGAACTTATCTATGCGCAGCCCTAGTCCTTGCCTTTATGTTTTAGCATTAGGTTTATGTtttaaagttttaataaatGTCTTGTAATTAAAGCTTTGGCTTGTTACCTTGACATGGAGTCTACTATTCTTCTGTGTATATTACACGGGATAGTCAGCCGTGTAATTTGCATTtggtctattttttttttcttggtgcaTGAGAATTATTGTAATAGTaagtttaacttttgaaatgtATGGGTGTAGAGAAAGAGAATTTGTGCTTGTATGGTTTCCCAAGTGAGCATTGGGAGGTCAATTTGCCTGCAGAAGAAGTTCCTCCTGAGCTACCTGAACCAGCTTTGGGGATCAACTTTGCTAGAGATGGTATGCAAGAAAAAGACTGGTTATCTTTGGTTGCTGTCCACAGTGATGCATGGTTGCTGGCCGTTGCCTTTTACTTTGGTGCTAGATTTGGGTTTGATAAAGCAGACAGGTACGTGTTTATTGACTTCTTGCTTTCATCAAAGAGCTTAAAGCTTTTGCAAATTTTAACAGCTAGCAAATTCATAGATTTCAGACTTTCAAAATATTTTAAGTGGTTCATGGACTTTTAGTTTCTTGGGGTATACAATAAACTCAATAATATTTCAGTTGTTAGCATCTAGCTGTGTAATATTGTTTGGATTTTGTCAGTTTAATCTTCTAGCATTTGAGTATCATTCAGCCAATGGTTATTTGCTGACCTTAGCTGCTTATCCTGCAAAGATTCTAAACTCGCAAAAAGGCAACCAGTGAATTTTGTTGAGCATAAAGAATTTTAAATAGGCTAAAGTTTATGCTCATGTCCTGATTATAATTCAGGTCTACTTTGCAATGCCACAGACAATATCGTATTTGTTTGATGTAGACAATTGACTACCTTCTGGTGGATTCACTTGGTTTCTCATAAATAGCTGCTGGGGGAGCAAATTCAAAATGGTACATTGCTCTCCACTGTCTTGAGTTTGGGCGCTTCATTCGCGGATGCATGTCAATTTTTtattctctgtttttttttacaAGGAATAAGTTTTCATCTGTAGTTAGTGTCACCTGGGAAGAATTTCTATCCACTGGATTACCACCTTCTCATGGCTGCTGTGTTATCAAAGggccaaattttatttttggactGTAGGTGAGAGTGGTTACCTCACACATTCTTATTATCTGAAGGGGCTAAATAGACAAGGACAAAGGTGCAGTTCGTGGGTGATCATTAATTAAAAGTTCATGTAGATACATATTAGGTTCCTCGAAGATTTGAATTTTGATGCTATATTGCTCATATCTTCACTTCAACCACCTTCTCAGCCAAGTCAGCATGCCCCTTGCTTGAAATGTTAAAATTCGTTTGACATAATCAGAGAATTATATTAGAATGTTCATCTGACAATGAAACTAAGCTACTTATCAGATTTCTTGTAAGTTCCTCATTATAGTAGGTTCTTTTGAGGTTGCATTGCATGTGTTGCTTGAAGGACAGTAGCAGTTTTGCTTCCTTAAGTATTGACAAGCTGTATTGCAGTCTTCCTGATCTTCAGAAGCAGCAAATTTTGCTCTCATATTCTTGATCCTGTACTCGATGCTACACATCATTTCAGTTTTGACACATTGAGTCTCTGCTGTAACCAGCAAGAAGCCTGAAATAGCATGAGAGACAAATGTGAAGGATCAAATAGTGGAAGTTGAAACATTTCAGTAAATTGGGATGACACCAGTTGTTGGATATTGAAACATGGGGGACTAAGTTGTGATTGGTTTTAACATGTAAACTAATATCCTTTGACTGATTATTTTTATCTATCCATGTCTTTTGCTGTAGGAAACGGCTTTTCAGTATGATAAATGACCTCCCTACTGTATTTGAAGTTGTCACTGGTGCTGCCAAGAAACAACAGAAAGAGAAATCTTCGGCACCAAATCACAGTAGTAGCAAACCCAAGTCAAATTCCAAAATGGTAGAGTTGGATTTTCTGGTGatggctttattttattttatttttggatgTTTAATAGCATCTCCATCATTTTCCTTTTGTCTTCCTGTCACTTTAACGTTCTTGACCTGCACTCTAAGTACATTCCTTTCACTTTGAAATAATGCTTTGGATGCTGGATTCTTAATCCTTTGCACAACCATTTCTTACATGTCTGAAATGCTCTTCACTTTTTATGTGACACAAGCTGCTGGCATCTGTATCGCAGGGAAAATATTCAAAGTCACAGCCTAAGGATGAGGAGGAGGTATTAGACGGGGAAGATGAAGAAGAGCATGGTGACACCTTGTGTGGTGCCTGTGGTGAGAATTATGCATCGGACGAGTTCTGGATATGTTGTGATATGTGTGAGAAGTGGTTCCACGGCAAGTGTGTGAAGATCACCCCTGCTAGAGCTGAGCATATCAAGCAGTATAAGTGCCCATCATGCAGCAATAAGAGACCTCGCACTTAACGAGTGATGTAACGTAGTTTTCATCTACTTTCAGCCTCTTGATGTGCTCCGTCTTGTCTAAGCGGTTAGGTTTCTTCTGTGTTTCGGAGCTGTATGTAGAGCTAACCTGTGAGTTCATACTTTTTTCTCCAGGAAGACATTATTTTGTGCTGTGGTGTTGCCATTTTGTTTGTACTTCGGCTAATTTAGTCCCCGTTTTACTGCTAAAAAGGGTTACATTCTCCTAATTTTAGTGCTAGGGCGGCAGGAACATTTTGTTGATGTTCTCCTGTTGGGAGTTTTGACAGTCTCTCCTTGCAGATGTTAGATCACCATTTCTCGACTCTGGAAACGCGTGCCGTTAGCTATTAGTTTTTTTCTCCATAACAAATGATCGTACCGTGTCTCAGATTCATGTCCTTAGCTCTTAGTCTTCTCTCCATAGCTCTGGCTTCCGTTGGTTAAAGCGCACATTCTAGACAGATGAAAACTGGCCGAGTAACTTGCCAATCATTTCGAACTCACCTGAAAGGATCGACGGACAGCGAAGAAATACATGGCATCGAACTAACAA encodes:
- the LOC113742453 gene encoding nuclear transcription factor Y subunit A-3 translates to MPDSITTAATTSSIFTKSQRMQDLLKGDDLNNARMMAPCVDDSQSWWTSTNSQGQQSSLSRNLTFKAASPVECFQGNKQLGFHFQDQESSSTQSTGQSCPEVASMENEKYRKNITSVQPGWCGLHAKPEEDPSKSSVLFQDYIFPCSSIDYRQHATYPFNYTDPYNHGLVAAYGPHSVVHSQMMGMTPIRVPLPLDAAQDEPIFVNAKQFKAIMRRRESRAKQEAQNNLSKNRKPYLHESRHRHALNRARGSGGRFLNTKELQESKAVAKTNDKETSGSLQLQLNMETTEPEVCQTGNKKDGISITACSDITSASNGDDALQRQDFRFSGYRPHVGSFVASGGSGRTGGVQQFLSIR
- the LOC113742455 gene encoding PHD finger protein ALFIN-LIKE 5-like isoform X1 — protein: MDGGYNPRTVEEVFRDFKGRRAGLIKALTTDVEDFYQQCDPEKENLCLYGFPSEHWEVNLPAEEVPPELPEPALGINFARDGMQEKDWLSLVAVHSDAWLLAVAFYFGARFGFDKADRKRLFSMINDLPTVFEVVTGAAKKQQKEKSSAPNHSSSKPKSNSKMVELDFLGKYSKSQPKDEEEVLDGEDEEEHGDTLCGACGENYASDEFWICCDMCEKWFHGKCVKITPARAEHIKQYKCPSCSNKRPRT
- the LOC113742455 gene encoding PHD finger protein ALFIN-LIKE 4-like isoform X2, which translates into the protein MDGGYNPRTVEEVFRDFKGRRAGLIKALTTDVEDFYQQCDPEKENLCLYGFPSEHWEVNLPAEEVPPELPEPALGINFARDGMQEKDWLSLVAVHSDAWLLAVAFYFGARFGFDKADRKRLFSMINDLPTVFEVVTGAAKKQQKEKSSAPNHSSSKPKSNSKMGKYSKSQPKDEEEVLDGEDEEEHGDTLCGACGENYASDEFWICCDMCEKWFHGKCVKITPARAEHIKQYKCPSCSNKRPRT